A window of Haloarcula marismortui ATCC 43049 genomic DNA:
ACCTTGTTGCCGTCGACCCGCGTCTGGGTCTGAATCGACACCAGATCAAGCGCGGTAAACAGCGTCTTCGAGACGTTGATCGGTTCGGTGGTGAACCGCTTGATGACCTCACCGACCGAGTCGGCGTGGAACGTGGTGTAGGTGGTGTGCCCGGTCGACATGACCTGGAACAGCGTCCGACCTTCTTCACCGCGGATCTCACCCATGACAATGTAGTCCGGACGCTGACGGAGTGCGGCTTCCAGCAGGTCGAACTCGTCGACGTCACCCTTGTCGTCTTCACCAAAGGAAGGGCGCGTAACGCTTGCCACCCAGTTTCGCTGTGGCAGTTCGACCTCACGCGTGTCCTCAATGGAGACGATCTTGGAGTTCGATGGGATGAACAGCGAGACGGCGTTCAGGCTTGTCGTCTTCCCCGAGGCAGTACCGCCGGCGAAGATGAGGCTCTTGTTGTTCTCGATACAGAGCCAGAGGAACGCCATCTCGTCCAGCGAAAACGTGTTCCAGTTGATGAGGTCGATAGGGGTAAAGGGGACGTCCTTGAACTGCCGGATAGTGTAGTTCGTCCCGTGGTCGGACACTTCCCTACCCAGTGTCAGCTGGGCACGCGACCCGTCCGGGAGCGTCGCATCGACCTGTGGCTGGCGCTTCGAGATACCCTTCCCGGACCGCTGTGCGAGCTTCACGACGAAGTCGTCGAGTTCCCCTTTTCCGTGTTCGACGTTCGAGATGATCTGCTCGTAGTCAGTGTGATAGACGAACACCCGGGAGTTGTACCCGTCACAGGAGATATCTTCCACGTTGATATCGTGTTTGACGCCGTCGATGCGGGCGTAGCCGACGAAGTCCCGCTTGAGCATATACAGCAGCTTCTCGACCTGATACTCGTTTAGCTTCGGTTCGTCATCTTCAAGAATAGCCGGTTCGGGACGTGTCGAAATGCCGGAGAGTTGTCCCGTCGTTTCACTTTGTGTTTCCTCGTCCAGCCCGAACAGTTCCTTGACCTGTCCGAGAACGCTCTCTTCACCACGGCTGGAAACTGAGCCGTCGTAGAGGTCATACCGCGAGAGGAGCTGTTCGGCCTCCCGCTGGATGACCTGTGCCCGGTCAGCATCAGTCCCCTGAACGATCACGTCGTCCTCGGAGTACTTGATCGCGGTCTTGAGTTTGCCCGAGAGGAACTCTCGAAGGTCGATCTCAATATCGGTGAGATACGGCTCAATGACGTAGTACTTCTTCTCGTTCTCTTTCCGTGAGTGGAAGATGATAACGCAGGCGTAGGGTTTGTTGACCCAGTACCGTTCCAGTTCGTTGAAATGTGATTTCTTCGACTGGGGAACAGCTTTTTCGAGGTCGTAGCGGTTGACGACGGTCGTGTGGCCGTCCCGTGTCGAGAAGAACTCGTCTTCGTCCAGCTCCGGGTTCACGTCAACGGTGTTTTCATCGACGTACTCGTGCAGTTCACTGGCGATGTCTTCAGCGGCGGACAGTTTGTTTTCCGTGTGTTCAGAGTCGAAGTGCAGATACTCACTTGCATCAAACGGAATAACTTCGCCGTCACTGTCACGGGGGAGACTGCCGTCCTCGTAATAGTACTCCTGTTTGAAATGCTCCCACGTGTAGATGTCTTTCGCGACTGGTGTCGTAGTTGGGTCGAGATACTCTTCGAACGGCGCTTGCAGTGTTTTCCCGGCACTCGCCGCGTCTTCGAGTCGCTGACTGAGTTCTCTCGGCTCGAAGCCGAGGTACACGCTCCGGTCGAACCGCCCCCCATCGTGTACCTCTCGCCGGAGATCATCCCACGTGTATTCGCCGACCCGTACAGGCTCGTCAGTCAGATTCCCCCCACTGTTGACCTGTTCTGACTCACCTCCCCCAGTATCATCGATAGCCATTGTTATTTATCTCCCGTTAGGCAGGAAAAAAGTTTATCCCCACCAAATGTCGATGAAAAAGAAGTTCCGGTTGTTCGTATCACGGTCTCCTTACGGTAGTAAGTGGACCATACTGAATGTTTCGCCGATCCTAGTTGTCAATTAAGGAATGACTCAATCCGGGCCATTGCTTCCTTGAGATCGTCGAGACCCGTCGCGTATGACACTCGGAGATGGCCCGACCCGCCCTCCCCGAACGCGGTTCCGGGGACAACCGCGACCCGTTTTTCCTGAAGGAGACTCTCGGCGAACTCACCGGCATCGTCCCAGGGACATTCCGGGAACGCGTAGAACGCTCCGGCCGCCGGGAAGCAGTCCAGCCCCATCTCTTCGAAGCGCGTGAGGACGTACTTCCGCCGGCGGTCGTACTGAGCGGCCATGTCCGTGACCTCGTCGCGGCAGTTGTCGAGCGCCTCGATAGCGGCGTGCTGAGCCGTCGTCGGGGCCGAAAGCATCGAGTACTGATGGATTCGGTTCATCGCCTCGACAGCCTCCGGCGGTGCCATCGCGTATCCCAGTCTGAACCCCGTCATCGCAAAGGCCTTCGAGAAGCCGTTGAACACGACGGTCCGCTCACGCATCCCGGGGAGAGTAGCAATAGACGTGTGGTCGTGTTCGTACGTGAGATCGGCGTAGATCTCGTCGGCGAACACGAGGAGGTCGTTTTCGCGGCAAAAGGCCGCAACATCCGCCATCTCCTCGGCCGTCATCGTCGCTCCGGTCGGATTGTTCGGGAAGCAATATACGAGTGCGTCGGCCTCCGCCGCACCGGACGATTCCAGCACCTCTTGGGTGAGTTTGAACTCATCTTCCGCGCGCGTCGGAACGTCGATAACGTCGATACCAGCGAACGTCGCACCGGGGACGTACGAGACGTAGCACGGCTGGGCGATAGCGATCGAATCGCCGGGGTTTAGCAGTGCCCGAAAAGCGAGATCCAGGCCCTCGCTCGCACCCGCCGTGACGAGGATTTCCTCATCGGGGTCGTACTGCAGGTTGTGCGTCGCCGCTTCGTAGTCCGCGATGCGCTCCCGGAGCTCCCGTTTCCCGCGGTTGGCGGTGTAGGAGGTCTGGCCGCGTTCGAGCGACGCAATAGCGGCTTCACGGGCCGACCACGGGGCCGAGAAGTCCGGTTCGCCGACCCCGAGCGAGATGATGTCGTCCATCTCCTCGGCCAGTTCGAAGAACCGACGGATGCCTGATGGCGGCACGCTGTCGACTCTGTCCGCTGCTTCGAATGTCATGGTGAGACGGACAGGCGGTCGTCGTCGTCGTGGTCGTCGAACTCCATCCCCTGCTCCTTGTACGACTCCATGATGTAGTGGGTTACCGTCTGCGTGATCTCGGGGATCGGCGCGATTTTGTCGCTGATGAAATGCGACACTTCGCGCATCGAATCGCCCTCGACCTCCAGATCGAAGTCGTAGTCGCCGCTGACGAGGCGTAGCGAAGTCACTTCCGGGAACTTCGCGATCCGGTCGGAGATGTCGTCGTAGCTGGTCTCACGGTCCAGCGTGACGTTGAGTTCGACGGTAGCGCGGACGCGCTCCTCGTCGTTCTCGACCGCGTTCCAGTCGACGACTGCCTGATAGCCGCGAATGATGCCTGCCTCCTCGAATTCGTCGATAATCTCGGCTACCTCGCTCTCGGAGTAATCGGTCAACCGAGCGATGTCCTCGGTCGTGTAGCGAGCGTTCTCCCGTAGCAGGTCGAGTATCTCGCGGCGACTGCTCATACAGTGCCAGCAGAGTGACGCGGACAAAAGCCTTGCTCAATAGTGAGAGAGCGTCACATCATTCGGTCGGGAATGCACCAGACGGTTTTAATATCTCTGCTGGTTATATATCGCTTAATGTTCGAAGAGGGTGGCCAGCGGGCTGATTCTGACACTGGATGGGCACATGTCGCGAATCACGACAAGGCGGCAACAGTTATTGACACGATACTCCGCCTGGACGTGGACAAGACGTACACGAAAACGGCCCTGAGTGAGGAAGCTGGCGTGCCGCTGAAGACGCTATACCTTGACGGGACGCTCGAAGAGCTAGTGACGGTCGGGCTGCTGGAAAAGCACGAAGCGGAGGGCGAAGAGACGTTGTTCTCGGTCGATGACGGGAGCGCAGCGTTCGAGGCAGCGAAGGCCTTCGATACTGCGGCAGCGACATCCAGCGACGTGGACAGTTGATCGAAAAACGGCTGTCACAGAAGGCAGCCTAGCGTCCGTGGACTTTTGACGGCGACAGCCGTAGTGGAAGGCGATGGTTTCACTCGATTCGGAGTCCGACGTGCTCGGACGTGGGGACGAAGCACCGACGTT
This region includes:
- a CDS encoding type II/IV secretion system ATPase subunit gives rise to the protein MAIDDTGGGESEQVNSGGNLTDEPVRVGEYTWDDLRREVHDGGRFDRSVYLGFEPRELSQRLEDAASAGKTLQAPFEEYLDPTTTPVAKDIYTWEHFKQEYYYEDGSLPRDSDGEVIPFDASEYLHFDSEHTENKLSAAEDIASELHEYVDENTVDVNPELDEDEFFSTRDGHTTVVNRYDLEKAVPQSKKSHFNELERYWVNKPYACVIIFHSRKENEKKYYVIEPYLTDIEIDLREFLSGKLKTAIKYSEDDVIVQGTDADRAQVIQREAEQLLSRYDLYDGSVSSRGEESVLGQVKELFGLDEETQSETTGQLSGISTRPEPAILEDDEPKLNEYQVEKLLYMLKRDFVGYARIDGVKHDINVEDISCDGYNSRVFVYHTDYEQIISNVEHGKGELDDFVVKLAQRSGKGISKRQPQVDATLPDGSRAQLTLGREVSDHGTNYTIRQFKDVPFTPIDLINWNTFSLDEMAFLWLCIENNKSLIFAGGTASGKTTSLNAVSLFIPSNSKIVSIEDTREVELPQRNWVASVTRPSFGEDDKGDVDEFDLLEAALRQRPDYIVMGEIRGEEGRTLFQVMSTGHTTYTTFHADSVGEVIKRFTTEPINVSKTLFTALDLVSIQTQTRVDGNKVRRNKSLTEINEYSAENDEINVRDVYEWRAETDEYIQMGNSNTLEEIKFDRGWTQEKLDEELFKRKVVLAYLIEKGLNTYTQVAATIQAFINDPDTILTLIANDQLELSLEDLREMESVKIDIDPEKEEMVPRPDAPPEMVEETKQVLDNAQPLFNTYKSRETPDIVSALMDDSEESADEDSIDFGQFVPKAGAEADSE
- a CDS encoding pyridoxal phosphate-dependent aminotransferase, whose protein sequence is MTFEAADRVDSVPPSGIRRFFELAEEMDDIISLGVGEPDFSAPWSAREAAIASLERGQTSYTANRGKRELRERIADYEAATHNLQYDPDEEILVTAGASEGLDLAFRALLNPGDSIAIAQPCYVSYVPGATFAGIDVIDVPTRAEDEFKLTQEVLESSGAAEADALVYCFPNNPTGATMTAEEMADVAAFCRENDLLVFADEIYADLTYEHDHTSIATLPGMRERTVVFNGFSKAFAMTGFRLGYAMAPPEAVEAMNRIHQYSMLSAPTTAQHAAIEALDNCRDEVTDMAAQYDRRRKYVLTRFEEMGLDCFPAAGAFYAFPECPWDDAGEFAESLLQEKRVAVVPGTAFGEGGSGHLRVSYATGLDDLKEAMARIESFLN
- a CDS encoding Lrp/AsnC family transcriptional regulator — translated: MSSRREILDLLRENARYTTEDIARLTDYSESEVAEIIDEFEEAGIIRGYQAVVDWNAVENDEERVRATVELNVTLDRETSYDDISDRIAKFPEVTSLRLVSGDYDFDLEVEGDSMREVSHFISDKIAPIPEITQTVTHYIMESYKEQGMEFDDHDDDDRLSVSP